The following proteins come from a genomic window of Gammaproteobacteria bacterium:
- the rimK gene encoding 30S ribosomal protein S6--L-glutamate ligase, translated as MRFAILSRKPSLYSTRRLVEAAHNHGHEAVVIDPLRCYMNIATHRPGIFYKGKALGPFDIVVPRIGASITFYGTAVLRQFEMMGVYPLNESVAISRARDKLRSMQLLSRKGIGLPVTAFAHSPDDVEHVISMVGGAPLVIKLLEGTQGIGVVLAETPKAAESVIEAFYGLKANILVQEYIREAGGADMRCFVIGDKVVAAMKRQAKEGEFRSNLHRGGEGSKVKLTPEERSTAVRAARAIGLNVAGVDILRSNHGPVVMEVNSTPGLEGIEEVTGVDIAGLIVQFAEKNAKANHTRTRGKG; from the coding sequence ATGCGATTCGCCATCCTGTCGCGCAAACCCAGCCTCTACTCGACCCGCCGCCTGGTCGAGGCCGCCCACAATCACGGGCACGAGGCGGTCGTGATCGACCCGCTGCGCTGTTACATGAACATCGCCACCCACCGTCCGGGCATCTTCTACAAGGGAAAGGCGCTCGGCCCCTTTGATATCGTGGTGCCCCGCATCGGGGCGTCCATCACCTTCTATGGCACCGCGGTGCTGCGCCAGTTCGAGATGATGGGCGTGTATCCGCTCAATGAATCGGTCGCGATCTCGCGCGCGCGTGACAAGCTGCGTTCGATGCAGCTGCTGTCGCGCAAGGGGATCGGCCTGCCGGTGACGGCCTTCGCCCATTCGCCGGACGACGTCGAGCACGTCATCTCGATGGTGGGCGGCGCGCCGCTGGTGATCAAGCTGCTGGAGGGGACGCAGGGCATCGGCGTCGTGCTGGCGGAGACGCCGAAGGCGGCGGAGAGCGTGATCGAGGCCTTCTACGGCCTGAAGGCCAACATCCTGGTGCAGGAATACATCCGCGAGGCCGGCGGCGCGGACATGCGCTGTTTCGTGATCGGCGACAAGGTGGTGGCGGCGATGAAGCGGCAGGCGAAGGAGGGCGAGTTCCGCTCCAACCTGCATCGCGGCGGCGAGGGCTCGAAGGTGAAGCTGACGCCGGAGGAGCGCTCGACCGCGGTGCGCGCCGCGCGCGCCATCGGCCTCAACGTGGCCGGCGTCGACATCCTGCGCTCGAATCACGGCCCGGTGGTGATGGAGGTGAATTCCACCCCCGGCCTGGAGGGCATCGAGGAGGTGACCGGTGTCGACATCGCCGGACTGATCGTGCAGTTTGCGGAGAAAAATGCCAAGGCGAACCACACGCGCACGCGCGGCAAGGGCTGA
- the ettA gene encoding energy-dependent translational throttle protein EttA produces the protein MAQYIFTMNRVGKVVPPKREILKDISLSFFPGAKIGVLGLNGSGKSSLLRIMAGVDKDHLGEARPQPGIRIGYLPQEPQLDASKDVRGNVEQAVGPVKALLDRFNEISMKFGEPMGDDEMNALLEEQAKLQDAIDTAGGWELDRTLEIAADALRLPPWDADVSKLSGGERRRVALCTLLLSKPDMLLLDEPTNHLDAESVAWLERFLHDFPGTVVAITHDRYFLDNVAGWILELDRGHGIPWEGNYSSWLEQKEKRLETEEKQESAKQRAMKAELEWVRSNPKGRHAKSKARLARFEELASQESQKRNETQEIYIPPGPRLGDQVIEVKNLRKGFGDTLLIDDLSFSLPPGGIVGVIGPNGAGKTTLFRMLAGTDKPDAGEIVYGTTVSLACVDQSRDSLDDKKTVWEEVSGGQDIIQVGKFETPSRSYLSRFNFKGTDQQKHIGNLSGGERNRVHLAKLLKSGGNVLLLDEPTNDLDVETLRALEEALLAFPGCAVVISHDRWFLDRIATHMLAFEGDSHVEWFQGNYADYEADRHKRLGTDADAPHRLKYKKLTK, from the coding sequence ATGGCGCAATACATCTTCACGATGAACCGCGTGGGCAAGGTCGTCCCGCCCAAGCGCGAAATCCTCAAGGACATCTCGCTGTCGTTCTTTCCTGGTGCAAAGATCGGCGTGCTGGGCCTGAATGGATCAGGAAAGTCGAGCCTGCTGCGCATCATGGCCGGCGTCGACAAGGACCATCTCGGGGAGGCGCGCCCGCAACCCGGCATCCGCATCGGCTACCTGCCGCAGGAGCCGCAGCTCGACGCGTCCAAGGACGTGCGCGGCAACGTCGAGCAGGCCGTCGGCCCGGTGAAGGCGCTGCTCGACCGCTTCAACGAGATCAGCATGAAGTTCGGCGAGCCGATGGGCGACGACGAGATGAACGCCCTGCTCGAGGAACAGGCCAAGCTGCAGGACGCCATCGACACCGCCGGCGGCTGGGAGCTGGACCGCACGCTGGAGATCGCCGCCGACGCGCTGCGGCTGCCGCCGTGGGACGCCGATGTCAGCAAACTGTCGGGCGGCGAGCGCCGCCGCGTCGCGCTGTGCACGCTGCTACTGTCCAAACCGGACATGCTGCTGCTCGACGAGCCCACCAACCACCTCGACGCCGAGTCGGTCGCCTGGCTGGAGCGTTTCCTGCACGACTTCCCCGGCACCGTGGTCGCCATCACCCACGACCGCTACTTCCTCGACAACGTCGCCGGCTGGATCCTCGAACTCGACCGCGGCCACGGCATCCCGTGGGAGGGCAACTACTCCTCCTGGCTGGAGCAGAAAGAGAAGCGCCTCGAGACGGAAGAGAAACAGGAGAGCGCCAAGCAGCGCGCGATGAAGGCCGAGCTGGAATGGGTGCGCAGCAACCCGAAGGGGCGCCACGCCAAGAGCAAGGCGCGCCTTGCCCGCTTCGAGGAACTGGCCTCGCAGGAATCGCAGAAGCGCAACGAGACGCAGGAGATCTACATCCCGCCCGGCCCGCGCCTCGGCGACCAGGTCATCGAGGTGAAGAACCTGCGCAAGGGTTTCGGCGACACTCTATTGATAGACGACCTCAGCTTCAGCCTGCCGCCCGGCGGCATCGTCGGCGTCATCGGCCCGAACGGCGCCGGCAAGACCACCCTGTTCCGCATGCTGGCCGGCACCGACAAGCCGGACGCCGGCGAGATCGTCTATGGCACGACCGTCAGCCTCGCCTGCGTCGACCAGTCGCGCGACTCGCTCGACGACAAGAAGACGGTATGGGAAGAGGTCTCCGGCGGCCAGGACATCATCCAGGTCGGCAAGTTCGAGACGCCGTCGCGCTCGTACCTGTCGCGCTTCAACTTCAAGGGCACCGACCAGCAGAAGCACATCGGCAATCTCTCCGGCGGCGAACGCAACCGCGTGCACCTGGCCAAGCTGCTGAAGAGCGGCGGCAACGTGCTGCTGCTCGACGAACCGACCAACGACCTCGACGTCGAGACCCTGCGCGCGCTCGAAGAGGCCCTGCTCGCCTTCCCCGGCTGCGCCGTCGTCATCTCGCACGACCGCTGGTTCCTCGACCGCATCGCCACCCACATGCTCGCCTTCGAGGGCGACAGCCACGTCGAATGGTTCCAGGGCAACTACGCGGATTACGAGGCCGACCGGCACAAACGCCTGGGCACGGATGCCGACGCCCCGCATCGCCTGAAGTACAAGAAGCTGACGAAATAA
- a CDS encoding DUF2892 domain-containing protein: MERIRSRLFVVHNIGLMDRMLRVFIGTALLAGGIVSMFNNAVLTWEPYAMLISVYPLMTSMLGWDPFYAALDARTCSLEGGRNACGTFPFEVDALVSGDKLVPDSDYDHSLTAAHHEPFRKRAA; encoded by the coding sequence ATGGAACGTATCCGTTCAAGATTGTTCGTTGTGCATAACATCGGTCTGATGGACAGGATGTTGCGCGTGTTCATCGGCACGGCGCTGCTGGCGGGCGGTATCGTCAGCATGTTCAACAATGCCGTGCTGACCTGGGAACCCTACGCGATGCTGATCTCCGTCTATCCGCTGATGACGAGCATGCTGGGATGGGATCCCTTCTATGCCGCGCTCGATGCGAGGACGTGCAGCCTGGAAGGCGGACGCAACGCCTGCGGCACATTTCCCTTCGAGGTGGATGCGCTGGTCTCGGGGGACAAGCTGGTGCCGGATTCGGACTATGACCACAGCCTGACCGCCGCGCATCACGAGCCGTTCCGCAAGCGGGCCGCGTGA
- a CDS encoding Crp/Fnr family transcriptional regulator: MAGSRSDDWLKVYAALGAIGDPAWRRVLRSVRHLHLPAGAQVFRDGEACQYYLLVVEGSVRVRKTTPDGHEIVLYHIDAGGTCELTTVCMLGGKRYAADAVAATPVHVVLIPREEFQSAVNASPAFRDFVHSSLDKGVGDLIALVEAVAFGHIDQRLARYLLAYPGVDGRIEATHQEIAHELGTAREVVSRALKHFEHTGWVRLHRGWIEVVDATALRGLVDRPV, translated from the coding sequence GTGGCGGGCTCGCGTTCGGATGACTGGCTGAAGGTTTATGCCGCGCTCGGTGCGATCGGCGATCCGGCGTGGAGGCGGGTGCTGCGTTCCGTCCGGCACCTGCATCTCCCGGCGGGCGCGCAGGTGTTCCGCGACGGCGAGGCCTGCCAGTATTACCTGCTGGTCGTCGAGGGTTCGGTGCGGGTGCGCAAGACTACGCCGGACGGGCATGAGATCGTGCTCTATCATATCGATGCCGGCGGCACCTGTGAGCTGACCACTGTCTGCATGCTCGGCGGAAAGCGCTACGCAGCGGACGCGGTGGCCGCCACGCCGGTCCATGTCGTGTTGATCCCCAGGGAGGAGTTCCAGTCGGCGGTGAACGCATCGCCGGCCTTCCGTGACTTCGTCCATTCCTCGCTCGACAAGGGCGTCGGTGACCTGATCGCGCTGGTGGAGGCGGTCGCGTTCGGGCACATCGACCAGCGTCTCGCCCGGTATCTGCTGGCGTATCCCGGCGTGGACGGACGGATCGAGGCCACGCATCAGGAGATCGCGCACGAGCTGGGGACCGCGCGGGAGGTCGTCAGCCGGGCGCTGAAGCATTTCGAGCACACGGGCTGGGTGCGCCTGCACCGGGGCTGGATCGAGGTCGTGGACGCGACGGCGCTCCGGGGGTTGGTCGACCGGCCAGTGTGA
- a CDS encoding RelA/SpoT domain-containing protein has translation MASLAKTYPGGSKSRVNRAGENIRIGTPTAEDLSVIEEWRAAHRAVLNTFQAVLRNRTRQTGITVAQRHKRKRTIFDKLRRLPQMQLSRMDDVAGCRLIFKNIQQLYAFRSEFHRARFNHRRRNELDKYDYIKKPKVTGYRGIHDVYEYDVRSEMGKALAGLYVEIQYRTLVQHAWATAVELIGFVTESQPKFQEGDKRYENAMALASEILARASEGSKGPFPNVKDRQLVRNFQNLDREIGLLRTLRGLNAADKAVTENRNAILIFSSTGDLEVQTYRDATVALQALFELEEQYPDRDVVLVRADKSDEVRLAFKNYFSDARDFIRLVESGCDKLLVGKQAKRGVRLVKRKNIRAKRKKK, from the coding sequence ATGGCTAGTCTAGCGAAAACGTATCCTGGTGGTTCAAAGTCGCGCGTAAATCGTGCCGGTGAGAATATACGTATAGGAACTCCAACCGCGGAGGATCTTTCCGTAATTGAGGAGTGGCGCGCTGCGCATCGTGCTGTCCTTAATACTTTTCAAGCGGTCTTGAGAAATCGGACTCGGCAAACTGGCATAACAGTTGCGCAGCGCCACAAGAGAAAGCGAACAATTTTTGATAAATTGCGGCGCCTGCCTCAAATGCAATTGTCGCGCATGGATGATGTGGCTGGTTGTAGGTTGATTTTTAAAAATATACAGCAGCTATATGCATTTCGGAGTGAGTTCCATAGGGCTCGCTTTAATCATAGACGACGCAATGAACTAGATAAGTATGATTATATAAAGAAGCCCAAAGTGACGGGATATCGTGGAATCCATGATGTGTATGAATATGATGTTCGATCTGAAATGGGTAAGGCGTTGGCTGGCCTATATGTTGAAATTCAATATCGCACACTGGTGCAGCATGCGTGGGCAACTGCGGTTGAATTAATAGGGTTTGTCACTGAGAGTCAGCCAAAATTCCAAGAAGGAGATAAGCGCTATGAGAATGCAATGGCGTTAGCAAGCGAGATTCTTGCGCGAGCATCTGAGGGATCAAAGGGCCCATTTCCTAATGTTAAAGATCGTCAATTGGTGCGGAACTTTCAAAATTTGGATCGTGAAATTGGACTTTTACGTACTTTGCGTGGATTAAATGCCGCAGATAAGGCTGTTACTGAAAATAGGAACGCTATCCTCATATTTTCCAGTACAGGAGATTTAGAAGTTCAAACTTATCGTGATGCCACAGTCGCTTTGCAAGCGTTATTTGAGTTGGAGGAACAATATCCTGATAGAGATGTCGTTCTGGTGCGGGCGGATAAAAGCGATGAAGTAAGGTTGGCATTTAAGAACTATTTTTCTGATGCGCGTGATTTCATTCGTTTAGTTGAGAGCGGTTGTGACAAGCTCTTGGTTGGTAAGCAGGCTAAGCGAGGCGTGAGGTTAGTCAAAAGAAAAAATATTAGGGCCAAGCGAAAAAAGAAATAA
- the rimI gene encoding ribosomal protein S18-alanine N-acetyltransferase, giving the protein MASARIDEPPLPAPSLRFRPMRAIDVPVVMDIERRAYDFPWTDGIFRDCLAVGYRCHVVLQDGMIAGYGVMTAAVGEAHILNLCVDPHQRRRGLGRALLNHLIEDARAAGATTLLLEVRPSNAAGIALYEQLGFKRIGMRKDYYPAKGGREDAIMLECNIIKC; this is encoded by the coding sequence ATGGCCTCGGCGCGCATCGACGAACCCCCGTTACCCGCGCCGTCTCTCCGCTTCCGCCCGATGCGCGCGATCGACGTCCCGGTCGTCATGGACATCGAGCGCCGCGCCTACGACTTCCCCTGGACCGACGGCATCTTCCGCGACTGCCTCGCCGTCGGCTACCGCTGCCATGTCGTTCTGCAGGACGGCATGATCGCCGGCTACGGCGTCATGACCGCCGCCGTCGGCGAGGCACACATACTCAACCTCTGCGTCGACCCCCACCAGCGCCGCCGCGGCCTCGGCCGCGCGCTGCTCAATCACCTGATCGAAGACGCCCGCGCCGCCGGCGCAACGACCCTGCTGCTCGAAGTGCGCCCGTCGAACGCGGCGGGCATCGCGCTGTACGAGCAGTTGGGATTCAAGCGTATAGGGATGCGGAAGGATTATTACCCGGCCAAGGGCGGGCGGGAGGATGCGATTATGTTGGAGTGCAATATTATAAAATGCTAA
- a CDS encoding uracil-DNA glycosylase, with product MSETRRLRYLEAMGIQAWAERGADPAPAARPEPAAAPAPVVMQAAPATDVAGGDVARLDWDALQARVKGCTLCGLEKTRTQTVFGVGNRQATWMVVGEAPGADEDRQGEPFVGRAGQLLNEMLWALGLAREAVYIANVLKCRPPNNRDPSPDEVACCEPYLKRQVALIRPRIILAVGRIAAQNLLKTDTRIGALRGRVHRYADTGVPLIVTYHPAYLLRSPLEKRKTWDDLQLAARTLGAAAG from the coding sequence ATGAGCGAGACGCGCCGACTGCGGTACCTGGAGGCCATGGGCATCCAGGCCTGGGCGGAACGCGGGGCGGACCCCGCGCCCGCCGCGCGACCGGAACCCGCGGCGGCGCCAGCGCCCGTCGTTATGCAGGCTGCGCCTGCAACAGATGTGGCGGGCGGCGACGTCGCGCGCCTCGACTGGGACGCGCTGCAGGCGCGTGTTAAGGGCTGCACGCTGTGCGGGCTGGAAAAGACGCGCACGCAGACGGTGTTCGGCGTCGGTAACCGCCAGGCGACGTGGATGGTGGTCGGCGAGGCCCCCGGCGCGGACGAAGACCGCCAGGGCGAGCCCTTCGTCGGCCGCGCCGGCCAGCTGCTGAACGAGATGCTGTGGGCGCTCGGGCTCGCGCGCGAAGCGGTCTACATCGCCAACGTGCTGAAGTGCCGCCCGCCGAATAACCGCGACCCGAGTCCGGACGAGGTGGCCTGCTGCGAGCCGTACCTGAAGCGGCAGGTCGCGCTGATCCGGCCGCGGATCATCCTCGCCGTCGGCCGCATCGCCGCGCAGAACCTGCTCAAGACCGACACCCGCATCGGCGCGCTGCGCGGCCGCGTGCATCGCTACGCCGATACCGGTGTCCCGCTGATCGTCACCTACCATCCCGCCTACCTGTTGCGCTCGCCGCTGGAGAAACGCAAGACCTGGGACGACCTGCAACTCGCCGCCCGCACCCTCGGCGCGGCCGCGGGCTGA
- a CDS encoding 2-isopropylmalate synthase — protein sequence MSGKDRLIIFDTTMRDGEQSPGAAMTREEKVRIGKALERMRVDVIEAGFPIASPGDFEAVQAVAEAVRDSTVCGLARALDKDIDRAGEALKKANSGRIHTFIATSPIHMQHKLRMTPEQVLEQAVRAVKRARQYTDDVEFSAEDAVRSDFDFLCRVFEAAIAAGARTINVPDTVGYSLPVLWGERIRKLIESVPNADKVVWSTHCHNDLGMAVANSLSAVLAGVRQVECTINGLGERAGNASLEEIVMAVKVRRDIFPCDSRIDTTQIVPTSKLVSQITGYPVQPNKAVVGANAFAHESGIHQDGVLKSRETYEIMRAQDVGWSTNKLTLGKLSGRNAFRARLQELGIQLDGEEALNAAFARFKDLADKKSEIFDEDIQALVSETHQGENEHIRLAYLRVTSETGTQPEAQVTLTVGGEECRAQAAGGGPVDAAFKAIESVMNSGAQLQLYSVNNITSGTDSQGEVTVRLEKGGRIVNGQGADTDIVIASAKAYINGLNKIFDASQRQHPQRASL from the coding sequence ATGAGCGGCAAAGACAGACTCATCATCTTCGACACCACGATGCGCGACGGCGAGCAGAGCCCCGGCGCGGCCATGACCCGGGAAGAGAAGGTTCGCATCGGCAAGGCGCTGGAGCGCATGCGCGTCGACGTCATCGAGGCCGGCTTTCCGATCGCGAGCCCGGGCGACTTCGAGGCCGTGCAGGCGGTCGCCGAGGCGGTCAGGGACAGCACCGTGTGCGGGCTCGCGCGCGCGCTGGACAAGGATATCGATCGCGCCGGCGAGGCGCTGAAGAAGGCGAATTCCGGCCGCATCCACACCTTCATCGCCACCTCGCCGATCCACATGCAGCACAAGCTGCGCATGACCCCGGAGCAGGTGCTGGAGCAGGCCGTGCGCGCGGTCAAGCGCGCGCGCCAGTACACCGACGACGTCGAGTTCTCCGCCGAGGACGCGGTGCGCTCCGATTTCGATTTTCTCTGCCGCGTGTTCGAGGCGGCGATCGCGGCCGGCGCGCGCACCATCAACGTGCCCGATACGGTCGGCTACAGCCTCCCCGTCCTGTGGGGAGAGCGCATCCGCAAGCTGATCGAGAGCGTGCCGAACGCCGACAAGGTGGTGTGGTCCACGCACTGCCACAACGACCTCGGCATGGCGGTGGCGAACTCGCTCTCCGCCGTGCTCGCCGGCGTGCGCCAGGTCGAGTGCACCATCAACGGGCTGGGCGAGCGCGCGGGCAACGCCAGCCTGGAGGAGATCGTCATGGCGGTGAAGGTGCGCCGCGACATCTTTCCCTGCGACTCGCGTATCGACACCACGCAGATCGTGCCGACCTCCAAGCTGGTGAGCCAGATCACCGGCTACCCGGTGCAGCCCAACAAGGCCGTGGTCGGCGCCAATGCCTTCGCGCACGAGTCGGGCATCCACCAGGACGGCGTGCTGAAGAGCCGCGAGACCTACGAGATCATGCGCGCGCAGGACGTGGGCTGGAGCACCAACAAGCTCACGCTCGGCAAGCTCTCCGGCCGCAACGCCTTCCGCGCGCGCCTGCAGGAGCTCGGCATCCAGCTCGACGGCGAGGAGGCGCTCAACGCCGCCTTCGCGCGCTTCAAGGACCTCGCCGACAAGAAGTCCGAGATCTTCGATGAGGATATCCAGGCGCTGGTCAGCGAGACCCATCAGGGGGAGAACGAGCACATCAGGCTCGCCTATCTGCGCGTGACCTCGGAGACCGGCACCCAGCCGGAGGCGCAGGTCACGCTCACCGTGGGTGGCGAGGAGTGCCGCGCCCAGGCCGCCGGCGGCGGCCCGGTGGATGCCGCGTTCAAGGCCATCGAGTCGGTGATGAACAGCGGTGCGCAGCTCCAGCTCTATTCGGTCAACAACATCACCAGCGGTACCGACTCGCAGGGCGAGGTGACGGTGCGGCTGGAGAAGGGCGGGCGCATCGTCAACGGCCAGGGCGCGGATACCGACATCGTCATCGCCTCGGCCAAGGCCTACATCAACGGCCTGAACAAGATCTTCGATGCATCGCAGCGCCAGCACCCGCAGCGGGCATCGCTGTGA
- the pssA gene encoding CDP-diacylglycerol--serine O-phosphatidyltransferase, which translates to MHDETTETRRHRGIYLLPNLFTTAALFAGFYAIVAASRGNFDTAAIAIFIAMILDGMDGRIARLTNTQSDFGAQYDSLSDMIAFGLAPALVMYEWSLASLGKLGWTAAFIYAAAAALRLARFNIQVGVVDKRYFIGLPSPSAAALIAGLVWVGADYGMPGEDIPLLTFPLTVLTGLLMVSNVRFKSFKDLDLRGKIPFVAMLVMVLVFVFISIDPPVVLFSIALVYALSGPVAWLVLRYRRPPPLPAPSQPPREPGEEPAKDDHHSSR; encoded by the coding sequence ATGCACGACGAGACCACGGAAACCCGGCGCCATCGCGGCATCTACCTGCTGCCGAACCTGTTTACCACGGCGGCGCTGTTCGCCGGTTTTTACGCCATCGTCGCCGCCTCGCGCGGAAACTTCGATACCGCCGCCATCGCGATCTTCATCGCGATGATCCTCGACGGCATGGACGGCCGCATCGCCCGCCTGACCAACACCCAGAGCGACTTCGGCGCCCAGTACGACAGCCTCTCGGACATGATCGCCTTCGGCCTCGCGCCCGCGCTGGTGATGTACGAATGGTCGCTCGCCAGCCTGGGCAAGCTCGGCTGGACGGCCGCCTTCATCTACGCCGCCGCCGCCGCGCTGCGCCTGGCCCGTTTCAACATCCAGGTCGGCGTCGTCGACAAGCGCTATTTCATCGGGCTGCCGTCGCCGTCCGCCGCGGCCCTGATCGCCGGCCTGGTCTGGGTGGGCGCGGACTACGGAATGCCCGGCGAGGACATCCCGCTGCTGACCTTTCCGCTCACCGTGCTGACCGGCCTGCTGATGGTCAGCAACGTCCGCTTCAAGAGCTTCAAGGACCTCGATCTGCGCGGCAAGATCCCCTTCGTCGCGATGCTGGTTATGGTGCTGGTCTTCGTCTTCATCTCCATCGATCCGCCGGTGGTACTGTTCAGTATCGCGCTGGTCTACGCGCTGTCCGGTCCGGTGGCCTGGCTGGTATTGCGTTACCGGCGCCCGCCGCCACTGCCCGCGCCGTCCCAGCCCCCGCGGGAGCCGGGCGAGGAACCCGCCAAGGACGACCATCACTCCTCGCGGTAA
- the ilvC gene encoding ketol-acid reductoisomerase — translation MKIYYDKDADLSIIRKLKVAIIGYGSQGHAHANNLKDSGVSVVVGLRTDSASAVKAKKAGLDVKPVKDAVAWADVIMILVPDEHQARLYRDEIVPNIKQGAALAFAHGFNIHFGQIEPRADLDVIMIAPKGPGHLVRSTYTQGGGVPSLIAVYQNASGRAKDIALSYASANGGGRAGVIETNFREETETDLFGEQAVLCGGATALVQAGFETLVEAGYAPEMAYFECLHELKLIVDLMYEGGIANMRYSISNTAEYGDLTRGPRIITDETRAEMRRILKEIQTGEFAREFILENQGGAATLKAKRRIGREHPIEEVGARLRDMMPWIKANKIVDRERN, via the coding sequence ATGAAAATCTACTACGACAAAGACGCCGACCTTTCCATCATCCGCAAGCTCAAGGTCGCCATCATCGGCTACGGATCGCAGGGCCACGCCCACGCCAACAACCTGAAGGATTCCGGCGTGTCCGTCGTCGTCGGCCTGCGGACCGATTCGGCCTCGGCCGTGAAGGCGAAGAAGGCCGGCCTCGACGTGAAGCCGGTGAAGGATGCCGTTGCCTGGGCCGACGTGATCATGATCCTGGTGCCGGACGAGCACCAGGCGCGCCTGTACCGCGACGAGATCGTGCCGAACATCAAGCAGGGCGCGGCGCTCGCCTTCGCGCACGGCTTCAACATCCACTTCGGCCAGATCGAGCCGCGCGCCGACCTCGACGTGATCATGATCGCGCCCAAGGGTCCCGGCCACCTGGTGCGTTCCACCTATACCCAGGGCGGCGGCGTGCCGAGCCTGATCGCGGTGTACCAGAACGCGAGCGGCCGCGCCAAGGACATCGCGCTGTCCTACGCCAGCGCCAACGGCGGCGGCCGCGCCGGCGTCATCGAGACGAATTTCCGCGAGGAGACCGAGACCGACCTGTTCGGCGAGCAGGCCGTGCTGTGCGGCGGCGCCACCGCGCTGGTGCAGGCCGGCTTCGAGACCCTGGTCGAGGCGGGCTACGCCCCCGAGATGGCCTACTTCGAGTGCCTGCACGAGCTGAAGCTGATCGTCGACCTGATGTACGAGGGCGGCATCGCCAACATGCGCTACTCGATCTCCAACACCGCCGAGTACGGCGACCTGACGCGCGGCCCGCGCATCATCACCGACGAGACGCGCGCCGAGATGCGGCGCATCCTGAAGGAGATCCAGACCGGCGAGTTCGCGCGCGAGTTCATCCTGGAAAACCAGGGCGGCGCCGCGACGCTGAAGGCCAAGCGCCGCATCGGCCGCGAGCACCCGATCGAGGAAGTGGGCGCGCGCCTGCGCGACATGATGCCCTGGATCAAGGCCAACAAGATCGTCGACCGGGAACGGAACTGA
- the ilvN gene encoding acetolactate synthase small subunit has translation MRRIISILLENESGALSRVAGLFSARGYNIESLTVAPTEDPSMSRMTIVTSGSAEVIEQITKQLNKLIDVIKLLDLTEGAYIERELLLLKVRAAGHDRDEVLRLTESYGGRVIDVTDKTYTIELTSTSQKLDAFITAMDGVPIVETVRSGVTGIACGEKSLGL, from the coding sequence GTGAGGCGCATCATTTCCATCCTGCTCGAAAACGAGTCGGGCGCACTGTCGCGCGTGGCGGGCCTGTTCTCGGCGCGCGGCTACAATATCGAATCGCTGACGGTGGCGCCGACCGAGGATCCCTCGATGTCGCGCATGACCATCGTCACCAGCGGCTCGGCCGAGGTCATCGAGCAGATCACCAAGCAGCTGAACAAGCTGATCGACGTCATCAAGCTGCTCGACCTGACCGAGGGCGCGTACATCGAGCGCGAACTGCTGCTGCTGAAGGTGCGCGCGGCGGGCCACGACCGCGACGAGGTGCTGCGCCTGACCGAGAGTTACGGCGGCCGCGTCATCGACGTCACCGACAAGACCTACACCATCGAGCTGACCAGCACCAGCCAAAAGCTGGACGCCTTCATCACCGCGATGGATGGCGTGCCGATCGTCGAGACCGTCCGGTCGGGCGTAACCGGTATCGCATGCGGGGAGAAGAGCCTCGGACTGTAG